The following DNA comes from Pseudomonas marginalis.
GCGAACAGGGTCAGGGTGTGCAACGCGAGGAACAACGAACGCTTGGGCGCCAGCCATTTGTAGTACAGCGGGTCGACGATCGAAACCAGCGCGGCCGCGCCGAGCAGGCCGGTGAACACCGATTGGCCGCTGTTCCAGGCGGTGGTGACGAAAAAGAACGGCAGCACGAAGAACAGACTTTCCTGGTGAATCATCTGGGTCGCGTAGCGCAGCAGGGGTTCGGGTATTTCGCGCTTGAAGACTTTGGTGAACAGCTGGGTAAAGCTGTTTTCCAGCATCAGCCACAGCCAGCTCACCAGCATGATCACCGCGATCCAACTGGCCATGCCCTGCTGGCGATCCACCAGGATGAAGCTGCATACACCCGAGATAAAACCGCCGAGTGCAATCACCCCTGGGTAGCGCTTCATCAGTTCGAGGACGCGGGTGATTAAGCGGGTCAGGTTTTGCATTCGGCGGTTCGCAGTCTTTGTAGGAAAAAATCCCAGACAGAATAACGTCTTAGGCCAGGGTTCGGTGCCTCATTACGCGATCCGTTTGCGATAACGGCGCACGCCGATCAACGCAATGGCGATCAGCCCGAGGACGCCGGCGCCGATCCAGTTGAGCATGTCGTAGCTCAGCAGTGGTTTCTCGATGCGCCAGTAACCCGGTTGCTTGAGCAACTCGCGCATGGCCTGGCTGGTCTGCTCCAGGCTCACGGCCTTGATGCGTTTGACCGGGTCGCTGAAGTGGCCGTTGTCGTAATCGCCCGAGGCGCTCCAATAATAGTCGGCCAGCGCGCTGTTGCCCTGCACGGCCCAGGCCTGGCGGGCGATGGCGGCCTGTTTGAGGCGCGCGAATACCGTTGGGTCAAGGCCGTCCTTGAGCAGTTGCGCCTTGAGGTCTTGCAGCACCTGCTCGGCTTCGGGGAGGTTGTCCCGCTCGAGGTCGGCATTCAGGCTGAGGAAGCCAACGCCGCCGAGCACTTCGCGCTCGCTCCAGGGGCCGTAGGACAACCCATGCTTGAGGCGCAGTTGGCGGTACAGCGCCCAATCCAGGTAATCCTTGAGCAGGTCGTAGGTTTCATCATGCTGGTCGTCCAGCACCGGCTCGGGGAACAGCCAGTGCAGTTTGGCACTGTCACCCACCCAGCCGTGGATCAGGTCGCGGTGGCTGGCGGCGGCGTGCTGGATCTGCGGCAGCGCCGGGTGCTCGCTGGGTTCGATCGGGTCGAGTTGACCGTAGGTGCGCTCCAGGTAGGCCGGCAGCAGTTTGTCGAGGTCGCCGACGATGATCAGGGTCATGTTGTTGGGGGCGTACCAATTTTTGCGCAGCGTCTCCAGCTGGTCACGGGTCAGGTGATCGACCTCGGCACGCTCGGCGCATTTGAGCCCCAGCTCGATGGCCAGTTGATTGCTGGCGGTGTGACCCAGGTCCTGGCGGTCGAGCAGGCGTTGCAGGTGGGAGTAATGACCGCCGTCTTCGCGCTCGACGACCTGTTTGGCCGCGTTGATATTGGCGTCGGTCAACTGGGTGCGGGTGATGATCGCCAGCAGCAGGTCGAGCACCTTGCGCTGGTTTTGCGCGGGTGCCTCGATCACAAAGGTCGTATCGGCGTTGCTGGTGTAGGCGTTCCACTCGCCACCCAGGGCTTGCATGCGGTCTTCCAGCTCGCCTTCGCCGCCGCCGTCGATACCGCTGAACAGCAAGTGCTCGAGCAGGTGCGGCAGTTCCTTGTCCTCGCAACCGAAGTCGTCCAGGCCGACGCCGACCACCAGGCGAATCGCCACATGGCCGCGCTCGGTGCCCGGTTTAAGCAGCAATTGCAGGCCGTTGGGCAAGGTGTAGCCCTCAACCTGCAAGCGGTCAAAGGCAAGGACGTGGGCAGAACCCATGAGCAGGCAAGCGAACAACAGGCGACGCATAACAAGCTTCCTGGCGAGTGAGGTCAGCTTTAACTGACTTCACGGGCCATCGTACGTTCAGGGCGAATGTGTGATGTCGGCAATATCTTCGGCGGAGAGTGCGCCGGTGTCGGACGTTTCCAAGACTACATAAGCACTGCTGCAAAACAACGAGTTCAAGCGTTTCATGTCGGCAATCAGCTCCAGGTGCAGGGAACTGGTCTCCAGGCTCTGCACGATCTTGCGTTGCAGGCGACTGACGTGGGCGTGGGCCAGGCGGCGTTCCTGGGCGCGAAAGCGGCGCTTTTCGCGCAGCAGTTGGCGGGCGCTTTCCGGGTCGGCACTGAGGAACACCGACAAGCCCAGGCGCAGGTTGGCGATCAATTGGCTGTGCAGGCCGGTGAGTTCTTCCAGGCCCACTTCGGAAAACTGGCGGCGTTGGGAGGTTTTCTGCTGCTGGACTTTACGCAGCATGCGTTCGATCAGGTCGCCGGCCAGTTTCAGGTTGATCGACAGCTCGATGATTTCGGCCCAGCGCCGACTGTCTTGCTCGCTGAGGTCTTCGCGGGGCATTTGCGCCAGGTAGAGTTTGATCGCGCTGTAGAGTGCCTCGACATCATCGCTGAGGCTGCGTATTTCCTGGGTAATGGCTGTCTGTTTGCCGCGCAGCACTTCCTGCATGGCGGTGAGCATGTTGTCGATCAGATCACCCAGGCGCAGGGTTTCGCGCGCGGCGTTGGCCAGGGCCAGGCTCGGTGTGGTCAGGGCCGTGGGGTCCAGGTGGCGCGGTTTGGCCTTGCCGTTGACCTCGTCCCGCTCCGGCAGCAACCAGGCGCACAGCCTGGCCATGGGGCCGATGGTGGGCAGCAGGATCAGGCAACGGCTGACGTTGTAGAGCAGGTGGAAGGTGATGACCATGCCTTGGGCGCTGTAGTCCAGGCCGTCCATCCACAGCACCAGCGGGTCGAGCACCGGGATAATCAGCAGCAGGCCGATCAGTTTGTACAGCAGGCTGCCCAAGGCGACCTGGCGACCGGCGGCGTTCTGCATGCTGGTGCTGAGAAAGGCCAGCACGCCACTGCCGATGTTGGCGCCGATTACCAGGCCGATGGCCACGTGCAAGCCGATCACCCCGGCGCCGGCCAGGGTGGCGGTCAGCAGGACAGCGGCGAGGCTGGAGTAGGAAATCATCGCGAACAGGGCGCCGACCAGGGCATCGAGCAAAATATCGCCGGTCAGCGAGGCGAACAGCACTTTCACGCCCTGGGCGTGGGTAATCGGCCCGGCGGCTTCGACGATTAACTGCAGCGCGAGGATGATCAGCCCGAGGCCGATCCCGACCCGGCCCAACTGCCCGGCCCGCGTCTGTTTGCGCGACAGGAAGAAAATCACCCCGAGAAAGATCAGCAGCGGCGACAGCCAGGACAGGTCGAAGGTCAGCACCCGCGCCATCAGCGCGGTACCGACGTCGGCGCCGAGCATGGTCGCCAGGGCGGGCACCAGCCCCATCAGGCCCTGGCCGACAAAGGAGGTCACCAGCATTGCCGTGGCGTTGCTGCTCTGCACCATGGCAGTCACCAGGATGCCGGCGACAAATGCCAGCCAGCGCTTGGACATGTTCTGCCCGATGACTTGACGCAGGTTGGAACCGTAGACCCGCAGAATGCCGGTACGGACGATGTGCGTGCCCCAGATAAGCAGGGTCACGGCGGAAAGCAGATTGAGCAAGGTCAGCATGCTCGGCCCCCCGTGTGGGTGTGCGCCATTTGGCGCAAATGAGAATTGCCGCGTGCCGTTCTACGTCTTGTAGTTAAGCTGTAGTTGGCGAATGGGCTCGGCGCCAGCATCGCATAGCTAAAGTGGGGATTGAAACAAAACTGTCATGAAATCAGCTTTTTATGCATGAAAAAAAGGGGCTTATAAAAGCCCCTTTTTTGTCTGGCTCGGGTTTATTGACCCGGAATATCCTTGCGCAGTTTCACAGGGTCCTGCTGTTTCTTCTTTTTCGCGATGGCGGTGCGCATCTTGATGTTCACCGCTTCCACCGCCAGCGAGAATGCCATGGCGAAGTAGACGTAGCCTTTTGGCACGTGCACGTCGAAGGATTCGGCGATCAGTACGGTACCCACCACCAGCAGGAACGACAGCGCCAGCATCTTCAGCGACGGGTGCTTGTCGATGAAGTCGCTGATGGTGCCGGCGGCCAGCATCATCACCAATACGGCAACAATGATCGCGGCAACCATGACCGGCACATGGGAGACCATGCCCACGGCGGTGATCACCGAGTCCAGGGAGAAGACGATGTCGATGATTGCGATCTGGATGATGGTGTAGATGAACTTGCCACCGGCGCCCTTGGGTTCGTCGTGGGTTTCGTCTTCACCTTCCAGGGCGTGGTACATCTCCTGGGAGCTTTTCCACAGCAGGAACAGGCCACCGAAGAACAGGATCAGGTCGCGGCCGGAAATGCCTTGGCCGAAGACCACGAACAGGTCGTCGGTCAGGCGCATGACCCAGGTGATCGACAGCAGCAACAGGATTCGCGTGACCATGGCCAATGCCAGGCCGAAGATCCGGGTGCGTGCCTGCATATGCTTGGGCATGCGGCTGACCAGGATCGAAATCATGATGATGTTATCGATGCCCAGGACGATCTCGAGGGCCGTCAGGGTGAAGAAGGCAATCCAGATTTCCGGATTGGTCAGCCATTCCATGTGTATTCCTTTGAGCAAGTGTTAAACCGCGCAAGCTGCAGCGCCGCGCGGTGAGTGAGTCGGTACGATTATAGAGTGCTGAACAGCGGAAAAATCCCCATCAGCAATGCGGCGAACATTATGCACAGGCATACCAGTACTGCCCACTTCAGGGTGAAGCGCTGGTGATCGCCAAATTCGATACCGGCCAGGGCCACCAACAGGTAGGTCGACGGTACCAGCGGGCTGAGCAAGTGCACGGGCTGGCCAACAATCGAGGCGCGGGCCATTTCCACTGCGGTGATGCCGTAATGGCTGGCGGCTTCGGCGAGTACTGGCAGTACGCCATAGTAGAACGCATCGTTGGACATGAAGAAGGTGAACGGCATGCTCACCAGTGCGGTGATCACCGCCAGGTAAGGGCCCATGGCTTCCGGAATGACGGCCAGCAGGCTCTTGGACATGGCATCGACCATGCCGGTGCCCGACAGGATGCCGGTGAAGATCCCTGCGGCGAAGATCAACCCGACCACCGCCAATACGCTGCCGGCGTGGGCGGCGACGCGGTCTTTCTGCTGTTGCAGGCACGGGTAGTTGACGATCATCGCGATACTGAATGCCACCATGAACAGCACCGGCAGCGGCAACAGGCCGGCGATCAGGGTGCACATCAGGGCCAGGGTCAGGGCACCGTTGAACCAGATCAGCTTCGGACGACGGGCGTCCGGGTATTGCGACACGCTGATCTCGCTGTGGTCGATCTCGTCGCCTTGCAGGTGCAGTTCACCCAGGCGCGCCCGTTCGCGCTTGCCGTACATGTAGGCAATCACCAGGATCGCGACCACACCGGCGGCCATCGCCGGGATCATCGGTACGAAAATATCCGAGGGGTCCACGTGCAGCGCACTGGCGGCGCGGGCGGTCGGGCCGCCCCAGGGGGTCATGTTCATCACGCCACCGGCGAGGATGATCAGGCCGGCCATGATCCGCGGGCTCATGCCGATGCGCTGGTACAGCGGCAGCATGGCGGCCACGCAAATCATGTAGGTGGTGGCGCCGTCACCGTCGAGGGACACCACCAGGGCCAGTACGGCGGTGCCGACCGACACCTTCAGCGGGTCGCCCTTGACCATCTTGAGGATCTTGCGCACAGCCGGGTCGAACAGGCCGGAGTCGATCATCAGGGCAAAATAGAGGATGGCGAACATCAGCATCACGCCGGTGGGCGCGAGCTTGGTAATGCCTTCGAGCATCATCGGGCCGATCTTCGGTGCGAAACCGCCGAACAGCGCGAACAGGATAGGCACGATGATCAGGGCGATCAGCGCGGACAGGCGCTTGGTCATGATCAGGAACATGAACGTGATGACCATGGCAAAGCCAAGGAAAGTCAGCATAGGAATACTCCAGGCGTAGCGCGGCTAGGGAATGGCGAACCGGGGTGGGGTCAGCGCAGAACGAAGGGCACGAGGCGTACGGGTGGAGTTGGGGCGAACAGGCGGGTACGGACGGACATCGGGGATCACCATTGTTGTTGTGTACAGCCGGTCTGTTGCCGGCAGTTGGGGGCGATCCTAGACGCGTTAGCTTTCAGCCAGCTTTCGTTGGCAAAACAGTTGGTGGTGGGAAGATGTACGGTCTTCAGGTGTACACATTTCAAATGTGGGAGGGGGCTTGCTCCCACATTGGAATGTGTTTATCCCGTGTACTTCAGGGCAGCTCGAGGCCGCCCGCTGCTTTGTGCAGTTTGCGCAGGTGTTCACCCACCTGCTTGAGGTTGGCTTCACACGCAGCAATTTCGGCCGCGCGGGACGGATCCAGCAGCGCCCTCACCTCTTTATCCAGCTCGCCGGTGAGCGATTGCAGCTGCTTCTGGCGCTCGGCGCTTTCCGATTCCAGGCGCTTGGCTTCCGATGGTTGCGGCAGGCCATAGCCACCGCTGCCCAGCAGTTCTGCGGGACGGCTGAGGAAGCCACTGTTGGCGAGGATCTGCTGCAGTGTGGCGTTGGCTTTCTCCATGCCGCCGTTTTTCAGCTCGCGTGCACCGAGGTAGCGTTGCTTGACTTCGTCCTGGGCCAGCATCAGCTGTTTGCGAAAGCTCGCCTGTTCCAGCAGCAGCAGTGCGGCGCTGGTGCGCAGGTCGGCCTGGTCGAACCACTGGCGGCGCTCTTCGGCGCTGAGGGACAGCCAGTCTTCAACCTGGGTCTGTTTGATCGGCAGGTGTTTGCGCAGCACGTCGAACATTGCCTGGTAGCGTTCGCGGAAGGAGTCGAAGTGATACCCCAGGCGCATGGCCTCGCGTTTGTCGTTGAGTACGCTGGTATCCGCCAGGCCGCGGGCTTGCAGCACTTCCAGCAGGCCATTAGGCGTGATGTTATCCAGGCCGGTCAGCTGCGGGTTGGCGCTGCCGCTGCGCAGCAGTTTCAGGCTTTCGACCGCGCAATTGTTGGACAGGAAGTAATAGTTGCCGTCATAGCTCCAGTGCATTTCAGCGGCGTGCTCGACGGTGTCGTTGATCTCCTGGCGCGACAGTTTCAGCGGCACGGACGCCAGGCCGCGCAGTTCGGTCTTGGTGTATTCGTCGATCACCTGGGCCAGCGGCAACACGAACAGCCGTGACGGGTACTTGCCCACCAGGCCGTCCCAGCTGGACAGCTGTACATCGCCGACGAAGGCGCGGTAGGACAGCACCAGGTGCTGGTCCAGGTCGAGCCGGCAGTCCGGCCCACGGGGGCGGCCCGGCGCGCAGATCACCAGGCGCAACATACTGTGGCCCCAGCGGCTGACCAGGTTCTGGTTGGCTTCGGCCAGCAGGTAGTCGATTTCGTAGACCCGCTCCGGGTCGACGTGGCCCAGGGGTGTCTTGGCGAAATCGTTGCCGGCGTTGAGGAACGCGTAGGTCTTGGCGCAGGTGTCTTGTTCCGGTGGGGCCCAGCCGAAGTGTTCCTTGTAATAGCGGAACAGCGCGGGGCGCCGGCAGGCATAGCTTGGGTCGAGGAGGAAGTACTCCATATTGACCGCTACGAATTCCAGCGGGCTGGTGGTTTCGTAGATATCCGGGCTGCGCGCGACCTGACGGTTGTGTTGTTCGCGCTCACCGCGACGGCCGACATATTGCGGCCAGCCCGCCAGGTCCAGCAGGCGCGGGTCATCGCTGAGGGTGAAGCGTCGGTCATTCTGGCCACGGCATTGATCGGGCAGGCCGATCAGGCCGGTGATGTTGTTCTGGCGGCTGCAACGCTGGATCAGCGCGCGTTCGTCCTTGGGCCACAGGCGCGCACGGTCATAGATGTGGGTCAGTTCATGCAGCACGGTGGCGAGCATTTCCCGGCGCACGGTGCCGTGGGGGCGATTGGTTTTTTGCGTGGCGGCGCTGCCGTCGGTCAGGCTGTCGAGCAGGTTGCGGTTGAGGTCCAACTCGGACACCAGGGAGGCCTGGCCGTAGGCATTTTCGGGCATCTTGTCGGTCCAGCCGACATCGATGCGCCG
Coding sequences within:
- a CDS encoding M16 family metallopeptidase; the protein is MRRLLFACLLMGSAHVLAFDRLQVEGYTLPNGLQLLLKPGTERGHVAIRLVVGVGLDDFGCEDKELPHLLEHLLFSGIDGGGEGELEDRMQALGGEWNAYTSNADTTFVIEAPAQNQRKVLDLLLAIITRTQLTDANINAAKQVVEREDGGHYSHLQRLLDRQDLGHTASNQLAIELGLKCAERAEVDHLTRDQLETLRKNWYAPNNMTLIIVGDLDKLLPAYLERTYGQLDPIEPSEHPALPQIQHAAASHRDLIHGWVGDSAKLHWLFPEPVLDDQHDETYDLLKDYLDWALYRQLRLKHGLSYGPWSEREVLGGVGFLSLNADLERDNLPEAEQVLQDLKAQLLKDGLDPTVFARLKQAAIARQAWAVQGNSALADYYWSASGDYDNGHFSDPVKRIKAVSLEQTSQAMRELLKQPGYWRIEKPLLSYDMLNWIGAGVLGLIAIALIGVRRYRKRIA
- a CDS encoding Na/Pi cotransporter family protein; translation: MLTLLNLLSAVTLLIWGTHIVRTGILRVYGSNLRQVIGQNMSKRWLAFVAGILVTAMVQSSNATAMLVTSFVGQGLMGLVPALATMLGADVGTALMARVLTFDLSWLSPLLIFLGVIFFLSRKQTRAGQLGRVGIGLGLIILALQLIVEAAGPITHAQGVKVLFASLTGDILLDALVGALFAMISYSSLAAVLLTATLAGAGVIGLHVAIGLVIGANIGSGVLAFLSTSMQNAAGRQVALGSLLYKLIGLLLIIPVLDPLVLWMDGLDYSAQGMVITFHLLYNVSRCLILLPTIGPMARLCAWLLPERDEVNGKAKPRHLDPTALTTPSLALANAARETLRLGDLIDNMLTAMQEVLRGKQTAITQEIRSLSDDVEALYSAIKLYLAQMPREDLSEQDSRRWAEIIELSINLKLAGDLIERMLRKVQQQKTSQRRQFSEVGLEELTGLHSQLIANLRLGLSVFLSADPESARQLLREKRRFRAQERRLAHAHVSRLQRKIVQSLETSSLHLELIADMKRLNSLFCSSAYVVLETSDTGALSAEDIADITHSP
- a CDS encoding TerC family protein, with product MEWLTNPEIWIAFFTLTALEIVLGIDNIIMISILVSRMPKHMQARTRIFGLALAMVTRILLLLSITWVMRLTDDLFVVFGQGISGRDLILFFGGLFLLWKSSQEMYHALEGEDETHDEPKGAGGKFIYTIIQIAIIDIVFSLDSVITAVGMVSHVPVMVAAIIVAVLVMMLAAGTISDFIDKHPSLKMLALSFLLVVGTVLIAESFDVHVPKGYVYFAMAFSLAVEAVNIKMRTAIAKKKKQQDPVKLRKDIPGQ
- a CDS encoding CitMHS family transporter; this encodes MLTFLGFAMVITFMFLIMTKRLSALIALIIVPILFALFGGFAPKIGPMMLEGITKLAPTGVMLMFAILYFALMIDSGLFDPAVRKILKMVKGDPLKVSVGTAVLALVVSLDGDGATTYMICVAAMLPLYQRIGMSPRIMAGLIILAGGVMNMTPWGGPTARAASALHVDPSDIFVPMIPAMAAGVVAILVIAYMYGKRERARLGELHLQGDEIDHSEISVSQYPDARRPKLIWFNGALTLALMCTLIAGLLPLPVLFMVAFSIAMIVNYPCLQQQKDRVAAHAGSVLAVVGLIFAAGIFTGILSGTGMVDAMSKSLLAVIPEAMGPYLAVITALVSMPFTFFMSNDAFYYGVLPVLAEAASHYGITAVEMARASIVGQPVHLLSPLVPSTYLLVALAGIEFGDHQRFTLKWAVLVCLCIMFAALLMGIFPLFSTL
- a CDS encoding DUF4105 domain-containing protein, whose translation is MRRLVAWLLAGTVLLCASAAQASLQLRLKTDGLSPTEQQASQALLDEAMRSLPPRFVEQLDRRIDVGWTDKMPENAYGQASLVSELDLNRNLLDSLTDGSAATQKTNRPHGTVRREMLATVLHELTHIYDRARLWPKDERALIQRCSRQNNITGLIGLPDQCRGQNDRRFTLSDDPRLLDLAGWPQYVGRRGEREQHNRQVARSPDIYETTSPLEFVAVNMEYFLLDPSYACRRPALFRYYKEHFGWAPPEQDTCAKTYAFLNAGNDFAKTPLGHVDPERVYEIDYLLAEANQNLVSRWGHSMLRLVICAPGRPRGPDCRLDLDQHLVLSYRAFVGDVQLSSWDGLVGKYPSRLFVLPLAQVIDEYTKTELRGLASVPLKLSRQEINDTVEHAAEMHWSYDGNYYFLSNNCAVESLKLLRSGSANPQLTGLDNITPNGLLEVLQARGLADTSVLNDKREAMRLGYHFDSFRERYQAMFDVLRKHLPIKQTQVEDWLSLSAEERRQWFDQADLRTSAALLLLEQASFRKQLMLAQDEVKQRYLGARELKNGGMEKANATLQQILANSGFLSRPAELLGSGGYGLPQPSEAKRLESESAERQKQLQSLTGELDKEVRALLDPSRAAEIAACEANLKQVGEHLRKLHKAAGGLELP